One stretch of Anguilla anguilla isolate fAngAng1 chromosome 5, fAngAng1.pri, whole genome shotgun sequence DNA includes these proteins:
- the LOC118228116 gene encoding uncharacterized protein LOC118228116 isoform X2 has protein sequence MKPTVAACVLLITLQLRLTGSTTTPPQDPDSGEVCSQLKQLQQHKALTGKLKILLEALFEAFCNKNLAKTSTSTTLTSTTLTSTPVPAPQTTPGKNKRENKDFQKPSKSAGAPENASPNDSKRKEEPEASPKSDRKFLWIVLGVLGVLMLVTVLTLKSKVLICTRTYTNAGTAPRACLCRDLKSLPEQPPFIYIGVFYPPQTGESQLRFGNDTACMRVCVCVCLYNFFLL, from the exons ATGAAGCCAACCGTAgctgcctgtgttctgctcaTCACACTACAACTGCGACTGACag GATCCACTACCACACCACCACAGGATCCAGACTCGG GAGAGGTCTGTTCCCAGCTGAAACAGCTCCAGCAGCACAAAGCATTAACAGGAAAGTTGAAGATCCTGCTGGAAGCTCTGTTCGAAGCCTTCTGCA ATAAGAACCTGGCCAAAACGTCCACCTCTACCACCTTAACGTCAACCACCTTAACGTCAACACCAGTACCAG CTCCCCAGACTACCCctggcaaaaacaaaagagagaatAAGGACTTCCAGAAACCCTCAAAGTCTGCCGGCG CTCCTGAGAATGCCTCTCCTAATGACAGCAAGCGAAAAGAGGAGCCAGAGGCATCTCCCAAGTCAG ACAGGAAGTTCCTCTGGATAGTCCTGGGAGTTCTGGGCGTGCTCATGCTCGTCACCGTCCTGACTCTGAAGAGCAAGGTCCTCATCTGTACGAGAACGTACACAAACGCAGGTACGGCACCGAGGGCCTGTTTGTGCAGGGATCTTAAATCACTCCCAGAACAGCCTCCTTTTATTTACATCGGAGTGTTTTATCCACCTCAGACTGGGGAAAGCCAGCTTAGGTTCGGAAATGATactgcatgcatgcgtgtgtgtgtgtgtgtgtgcctgtataatttctttttattatga
- the LOC118228116 gene encoding uncharacterized protein LOC118228116 isoform X3 yields MKPTVAACVLLITLQLRLTGSTTTPPQDPDSGEVCSQLKQLQQHKALTGKLKILLEALFEAFCNKNLAKTSTSTTLTSTTLTSTPVTPAPENASPNDSKRKEEPEASPKSDRKFLWIVLGVLGVLMLVTVLTLKSKVLICTRTYTNAGTAPRACLCRDLKSLPEQPPFIYIGVFYPPQTGESQLRFGNDTACMRVCVCVCLYNFFLL; encoded by the exons ATGAAGCCAACCGTAgctgcctgtgttctgctcaTCACACTACAACTGCGACTGACag GATCCACTACCACACCACCACAGGATCCAGACTCGG GAGAGGTCTGTTCCCAGCTGAAACAGCTCCAGCAGCACAAAGCATTAACAGGAAAGTTGAAGATCCTGCTGGAAGCTCTGTTCGAAGCCTTCTGCA ATAAGAACCTGGCCAAAACGTCCACCTCTACCACCTTAACGTCAACCACCTTAACGTCAACACCAGT GACTCCAG CTCCTGAGAATGCCTCTCCTAATGACAGCAAGCGAAAAGAGGAGCCAGAGGCATCTCCCAAGTCAG ACAGGAAGTTCCTCTGGATAGTCCTGGGAGTTCTGGGCGTGCTCATGCTCGTCACCGTCCTGACTCTGAAGAGCAAGGTCCTCATCTGTACGAGAACGTACACAAACGCAGGTACGGCACCGAGGGCCTGTTTGTGCAGGGATCTTAAATCACTCCCAGAACAGCCTCCTTTTATTTACATCGGAGTGTTTTATCCACCTCAGACTGGGGAAAGCCAGCTTAGGTTCGGAAATGATactgcatgcatgcgtgtgtgtgtgtgtgtgtgcctgtataatttctttttattatga
- the LOC118228116 gene encoding uncharacterized protein LOC118228116 isoform X1: MKPTVAACVLLITLQLRLTGSTTTPPQDPDSGEVCSQLKQLQQHKALTGKLKILLEALFEAFCNKNLAKTSTSTTLTSTTLTSTPVPPAPQTTPGKNKRENKDFQKPSKSAGAPENASPNDSKRKEEPEASPKSDRKFLWIVLGVLGVLMLVTVLTLKSKVLICTRTYTNAGTAPRACLCRDLKSLPEQPPFIYIGVFYPPQTGESQLRFGNDTACMRVCVCVCLYNFFLL, from the exons ATGAAGCCAACCGTAgctgcctgtgttctgctcaTCACACTACAACTGCGACTGACag GATCCACTACCACACCACCACAGGATCCAGACTCGG GAGAGGTCTGTTCCCAGCTGAAACAGCTCCAGCAGCACAAAGCATTAACAGGAAAGTTGAAGATCCTGCTGGAAGCTCTGTTCGAAGCCTTCTGCA ATAAGAACCTGGCCAAAACGTCCACCTCTACCACCTTAACGTCAACCACCTTAACGTCAACACCAGTACC CCCAGCTCCCCAGACTACCCctggcaaaaacaaaagagagaatAAGGACTTCCAGAAACCCTCAAAGTCTGCCGGCG CTCCTGAGAATGCCTCTCCTAATGACAGCAAGCGAAAAGAGGAGCCAGAGGCATCTCCCAAGTCAG ACAGGAAGTTCCTCTGGATAGTCCTGGGAGTTCTGGGCGTGCTCATGCTCGTCACCGTCCTGACTCTGAAGAGCAAGGTCCTCATCTGTACGAGAACGTACACAAACGCAGGTACGGCACCGAGGGCCTGTTTGTGCAGGGATCTTAAATCACTCCCAGAACAGCCTCCTTTTATTTACATCGGAGTGTTTTATCCACCTCAGACTGGGGAAAGCCAGCTTAGGTTCGGAAATGATactgcatgcatgcgtgtgtgtgtgtgtgtgtgcctgtataatttctttttattatga
- the LOC118228116 gene encoding uncharacterized protein LOC118228116 isoform X4, producing MKPTVAACVLLITLQLRLTGSTTTPPQDPDSGEVCSQLKQLQQHKALTGKLKILLEALFEAFCNKNLAKTSTSTTLTSTTLTSTPVPTAPENASPNDSKRKEEPEASPKSDRKFLWIVLGVLGVLMLVTVLTLKSKVLICTRTYTNAGTAPRACLCRDLKSLPEQPPFIYIGVFYPPQTGESQLRFGNDTACMRVCVCVCLYNFFLL from the exons ATGAAGCCAACCGTAgctgcctgtgttctgctcaTCACACTACAACTGCGACTGACag GATCCACTACCACACCACCACAGGATCCAGACTCGG GAGAGGTCTGTTCCCAGCTGAAACAGCTCCAGCAGCACAAAGCATTAACAGGAAAGTTGAAGATCCTGCTGGAAGCTCTGTTCGAAGCCTTCTGCA ATAAGAACCTGGCCAAAACGTCCACCTCTACCACCTTAACGTCAACCACCTTAACGTCAACACCAGTAC CTACAGCTCCTGAGAATGCCTCTCCTAATGACAGCAAGCGAAAAGAGGAGCCAGAGGCATCTCCCAAGTCAG ACAGGAAGTTCCTCTGGATAGTCCTGGGAGTTCTGGGCGTGCTCATGCTCGTCACCGTCCTGACTCTGAAGAGCAAGGTCCTCATCTGTACGAGAACGTACACAAACGCAGGTACGGCACCGAGGGCCTGTTTGTGCAGGGATCTTAAATCACTCCCAGAACAGCCTCCTTTTATTTACATCGGAGTGTTTTATCCACCTCAGACTGGGGAAAGCCAGCTTAGGTTCGGAAATGATactgcatgcatgcgtgtgtgtgtgtgtgtgtgcctgtataatttctttttattatga